AGGGCTTACCTTTATGCGGAACCCTTGATTGTGGGTTTTTGGTATAGAGGGCTTCCTTATAAACCAATTAACCAGGAATCTAATCGGGATGCGTTGGTGGTTTTGCTGGGCTTGAGTTTGCCAACCGGAATGGATATTGGTTATAGTTTTGATTATACGGTTTCCCAATTAGGTATTCAGTCCGGTGGGGCTCATGAAATTAGCATTTCTTTCAGTCTTCCAGATA
This is a stretch of genomic DNA from Echinicola jeungdonensis. It encodes these proteins:
- a CDS encoding type IX secretion system membrane protein PorP/SprF, whose protein sequence is MGFWYRGLPYKPINQESNRDALVVLLGLSLPTGMDIGYSFDYTVSQLGIQSGGAHEISISFSLPDRKNPGAPRLRDTILPCPKF